One window of Mauremys mutica isolate MM-2020 ecotype Southern chromosome 6, ASM2049712v1, whole genome shotgun sequence genomic DNA carries:
- the TJP2 gene encoding tight junction protein ZO-2 isoform X1 — protein sequence METVSFQQQAPLLYFLRSRTSTSPLYFPLLAAPSPGEKRHSPAHCASPAKHSHPHSIPLREEVHKHLICLFRSPQGIREQPSHPEMGKSVCLQKELQTRIHMKCGSPRFLSPRAIHYLTVAILPGEFSPAVMDSFFHLCLGPRSLWQDEDCLHSPPENRWWGAVDKSLGKLFASGRLLTSGLGSSNCEYIKISHSGGEQVQKSALSYSTYDFGCLFPDICGKSIPLFCSRSMKSQAFCIEAFLLWQNQSFLSLSLSCSAVQKVWQDPSKQGPLYCNCSPWSKQVWLIGLVLLLLDGSWVLLQVFNFSRLGTVNLFHFLLHFSYLVFTLCLECYGHSIWGKEESQDRATSECQNLCFHVIVPADYCLNKISNKTTSEIQKQYLQAAGMEELIWEQYTVTLQKDSKRGFGIAVSGGRDNPHFENGETSIVISDVLPGGPADGLLQENDRVVMVNGTPMENVPHSFAVQQLRKSGKVAAIVVKRPRKVQLTALRRSPSLDHDDRAFDVLDDPAEFDGRSARSGYSDRSWHSGHGGRSQSWGNSPDRSYRRDQDRGRNYSRDHSRERSYSRDGSRGRSIDRERSLDRERRRDRSRGRSIDRERSLDRERRRDRSRGRSIDRDDGYERGAGDYSPPRDYSYRHQPDPRYDKEARSHSRDRLNSHSPSLEPRRQHDYPGQQYQDRPISVLLTKIKPNEEYGLRLGSQIFIKEMTSTGLATKDGNLYEGDIILKINGTVTENMSLADARKLIEKSRGKLQLVVLRDRKQTLLNIPSMHDSDSEIEDISEIESNRSSSPQDGQKLHHSDFDSHSSNEKLKEKPNTKEDPPNRLSRMGAMPTPFKSTSDLAAAVIVTDTNKEPKYKDDPPVSQPKVAPRTFLRPSPEDEAIYGPNTKMVKFKKGDSVGLRLAGGNDVGIFVAGIQEGTSADQEGLQEGDQILKVNTQDFRGIVREDAVLYLLEIPKGETVTILAQSKYEVYRDIMACGRGDSFFIRSHFECEKESPQSLAFTRGEIFRVVDTLYDGKLGNWLAVRIGNELEKGIIPNKSRAEQMASVQNAQRDGSSDRADFWRMRGQRSGMKKNLKKSREDLTAIASVSTKFPAYERVLLREAGFKRPVVIFGPIADLAMEKLSNDLPDLYQTAKTEPKDAGSEKSTGVVRLNTVRQIIEQNKHALLDVTPKAVDLLNYTQWFPIVVFFNPDSKQGVKTLRQRLSPTSNKSSRKLYDQANKLKKTCSYLFTATINLNSANDSWYGSLKDTIQQQQVEAVWVSEGKMEGMDDDMEDRMSYLTAMGADYLSCDSRLISDLEDTDGEGGAYTDNELDEPSDEPSVSSISRSSEPVQHEESIRKPSPEPKAQMRRAGSREILRDPSPPPAFKPEPPKGKLQNKEDVYDFPKNYESKPNSSSTVSNETSAVLSKAAAPPVSVKPAFGRPILKTSQPAVPAAEEEEDVDRQESAPKSVLGKVKIFEKMDHKARLQRIQELQEAQNARLEIAQKHPDIYAVPIKTQKPDQNWPQPMSSRPPEPQKPPARPYLENRGSYGSDAEEEDYRRQLSDNSKRGYYGQPSRYRDTEL from the exons ATGGAGACAGTTTCTTTCCAACAGCAGGCTCCTCTCCTTTATTTTCTGAGGTCAAGAACTTCCACCTCTCCTTTATATTTTCCTCTACTCGCTGCCCCAAGTCCTGGTGAAAAGCGACATAGTCCTGCTCACTGTGCATCACCTGCAAAACATTCACATCCTCATTCCATTCCACTCAGAGAAGAGGTTCACAAGCATCTAATTTGTTTATTTAGAAGTCCACAAGGAATCAGGGAGCAACCTTCACATCCTGAAATGGGTAAATCAGTTTGTctccaaaaagagctccaaaCTAGAATCCACATGAAGTGTGGATCACCAAGATTCTTATCTCCACGTGCCATCCACTACCTAACTGTGGCAATTTTGCCTGGGGAATTCTCGCCTGCAGTAATGGACTCCTTCTTTCACCTTTGCCTTGGTCCAAGGTCTCTCTGGCAAGATGAAGACTGTCTTCACAGCCCACCTGAGAACAGGTGGTGGGGAGCTGTTGATAAATCACTTGGAAAGTTGTTTGCTTCAGGACGCCTTCTTACCAGTGGCTTGGGGAGTTCCAATTGTGAATATATTAAAATATCTCATTCTGGAGGCGAACAAGTCCAAAAATCTGCTCTGTCCTACTCAACATATGACTTTGGGTGCCTATTTCCTGATATATGTGGGAAGAGCATCCCTTTGTTTTGCAGCAGAAGCATGAAAAGTCAGGCATTTTGTATTGAAGCTTTTTTGCTCTGGCAGAATCagtctttcctctctctttccctcagtTGCTCTGCTGTACAAAAGGTTTGGCAAGATCCAAGCAAACAAGGACCCCTGTACTGTAATTGCTCCCCCTGGTCCAAGCAGGTGTGGCTTATAGGTCTGGTTCTACTATTGTTGGATGGATCCTGGGTCCTCCTGCAAGTTTTTAACTTCTCACGGCTAGGCACTGTCAACCTATTTCATTTTTTGTTACATTTTTCCTATTTAGTATTTACTTTGTGTTTGGAATGCTATGGACACTCAATCTGGGGCAAAGAGGAGAGCCAAGACAGGGCTACCAGTGAGTGCCAAAATCTCTGCTTCCATGTAATTGTTCCTGCTGACtattgtttaaataaaataagcaACAAGACGACATCAGAGATACAGAAACAATATTTACAG GCCGCAGGCATGGAAGAGCTGATATGGGAACAGTACACTGTGACCTTACAAAAG gatTCAAAAAGAGGGTTTGGGATTGCAGTTTCCGGTGGCAGAGACAACCCTCATTTTGAAAATGGCGAAACGTCCATAGTTATCTCAGATGTCCTCCCAGGTGGCCCAGCAGATGGATTACTTCA AGAAAATGACCGGGTAGTCATGGTTAATGGGACCCCAATGGAAAACGTTCCCCATTCTTTTGCAGTGCAGCAGTTAAGAAAAAGTGGGAAAGTGGCTGCCATT GTAGTGAAAAGACCACGGAAAGTGCAGCTCACTGCTCTAAGGAGAAGCCCTTCTCTTGACCATGATGATAGAGCTTTCGATGTACTGGATGACCCAGCAGAGTTTGATGGCAGGAGTGCTCGAAGTGGCTATAGTGATCGGAGCTGGCATAGTGGCCATGGAGGTCGCAGCCAAAGCTGGGGAAACAGCCCTGATAGGAGCTACCGAAGAGATCAAGATAGAGGGCGCAACTACAGCAGAGACCACAGCAGGGAACGCAGCTACAGCCGGGATGGAAGTCGTGGCAGGAGCATCGACAGGGAGAGAAGCTTGGACCGAGAACGCAGAAGAGAccggagcagaggcaggagcatCGACAGGGAGAGAAGCTTGGACCGAGAACGCAGAAGAGaccggagcaggggcaggagcattGACAGGGATGATGGCTATGAACGTGGCGCTGGTGACTACAGCCCACCCAGGGATTACAGTTACAGACATCAGCCTGACCCTAGATACGACAAGGAAGCAAGGAGTCATAGTCGAGACAGACTGAATTCCCACAGCCCCTCGCTTGAACCACGACGCCAACATGACTACCCAGGACAACAGTACCAGGATAGACCTATCAGTGTTCTCCTAACAAAAATCAAACCGAATGAAG AGTATGGTCTCCGACTCGGAAGTCAGATTTTCATAAAAGAAATGACCAGTACTGGCCTGGCAACTAAAGATGGTAATCTGTATGAAGGTGACATAATACTCAAG ATTAATGGTACAGTGACAGAGAATATGTCACTAGCTGATGCCCGAAAATTGATTGAGAAATCACGAGGAAAACTCCAGTTGGTAGTCCTCAGAGACAGAAAACAGACACTGCTCAACATCCCTTCGATGCATGATAGTGACTCAGAAATAGAAG ATATTTCTGAAATTGAGTCAAACCGATCAAGCTCCCCTCAAGATGGCCAAAAATTACATCACTCTGATTTCGACTCTCATTCCTCCAATGAAAAACTAAAGGAAAAGCCAAA TACAAAAGAGGATCCACCCAACAGGTTGTCCAGGATGGGAGCGATGCCCACGCCTTTTAAATCAACTAGTGATCTAGCTGCTGCTGTCATCGTCACCGACACAAACAAAGAACCAAAGTACAAAGATGACCCGCCAG TATCTCAACCAAAAGTAGCCCCAAGAACCTTTCTTCGACCTAGTCCTGAAGATGAAGCAATATACGG TCCTAATACGAAGATGGTAAAATTCAAGAAAGGAGACAGTGTGGGTCTACGGCTGGCAGGTGGGAATGATGTAGGGATATTTGTCGCTGGAATTCAAGAAGGCACCTCAGCTGACCAGGAGGGGCTACAGGAAGGAGATCAGATTCTTAAG GTAAACACGCAGGATTTTAGAGGCATTGTGCGGGAGGATGCTGTTCTCTACTTGTTAGAAATTCCCAAAGGTGAAACTGTGACCATTTTGGCTCAGAGCAAATATGAAG TGTATAGAGACATAATGGCCTGTGGCAGAGGGGATTCATTTTTCATAAGGAGTCACTTTGAATGTGAGAAGGAATCTCCACAGAGTTTAGCATTCACCAGAGGGGAGATCTTCCGAGTAGTTGATACACTGTACGATGGCAAACTGGGTAACTGGCTGGCTGTGAGAATTGGAAATGAACTGGAAAAGGGCATCATTCCAAATAAAAGCAG AGCCGAGCAGATGGCCAGTGTTCAGAATGCCCAAAGAGATGGCTCGAGTGACAGGGCAGATTTCTGGAGAATGCGTGGCCAACGATCTGGAATGAAAAAGAATCTGAAAAAGAGTCGTGAAGATCTGACAGCGATTGCATCTGTTAGCACAAAGTTCCCAGCCTATGAGCGAGTTCTGCTGCGAGAGG ctgGTTTTAAGAGACCTGTGGTGATATTTGGCCCCATTGCCGATCTAGCGATGGAAAAGCTGTCAAATGACTTGCCTGATCTGTATCAAACTGCCA AGACAGAACCCAAAGATGCAGGTTCAGAGAAATCGACTGGTGTGGTGCGTTTGAACACTGTGAGGCAAATTATTGAGCAG AATAAACATGCTTTGTTGGATGTGACTCCTAAAGCGGTGGATCTGTTGAACTATACCCAGTGGTTCCCAATTGTAGTCTTCTTCAACCCAGATAGTAAACAGGGTGTGAAAACTTTGAGACAAAGGCTAAGTCCTACATCTAACAAGAGTTCCCGGAAGCTTTACGATCAAGCAAATAAGCTGAAGAAGACTTGCTCCTATCTTTTTACAG CTACCATCAACTTGAATTCAGCCAATGATAGCTGGTACGGCAGCCTCAAAGATACAATTCAGCAACAGCAAGTTGAAGCAGTATGGGTATCGGAAGGAAAG ATGGAAGGAATGGATGACGACATGGAAGATCGCATGTCATACCTAACAGCTATGGGTGCTGACTACCTGAGCTGTGACAGCCGCTTGATCAGTGACTTGGAAGACACAGATGGAGAAGGAGGTGCATACACGGACAATGAGCTTGATGAGCCGTCAGATGAACCAAGTGTTTCCTCTATTAGCCGATCTTCTGAGCCTGTGCAGCATGAGGAG AGTATAAGAAAACCCAGCCCAGAACCAAAAGCTCAAATGAGAAGGGCTGGTAGCAGAGAGATACTTAGAGATCCCAGCCCACCTCCAGCATTCAAGCCCGAGCCACCTAAG GGTAAACTACAAAACAAAGAGGATGTATATGACTTTCCCAAGAACTATGAATCCAAACCAAATAGCTCTAGCACTGTCAGCAATGAGACTTCAGCCGTATTATCCAaggctgcagcacctcctgtttctgtgaaACCTGCCTTTGGGCGTCCTATACTGAAGACATCTCAGCCAGCAGTTCCAGccgcagaggaggaggaagatgtaGATAGACAAGAGAGTGCTCCAAAATCTGTACTGGGGAAAGTTAAAATATTTGAGAAGATGGATCACAAGGCAAGGTTGCAAAGAATACAGGAGCTACAAGAAGCACAGAATGCCAGG TTGGAAATAGCCCAGAAACACCCAGATATCTATGCTGTCCCAATCAAAACACAGAAGCCAGACCAGAACTGGCCCCAGCCCATGAG TTCCAGACCtccagagcctcagaaacccccTGCCAGGCCTTACCTAGAAAATCGAGGAAGTTATGGCAGTGACGCAGAGGAGGAAGACTACCGTCGGCAGCTATCAGACAACTCCAAGCGCGGATATTATGGACAGCCATCCAGATATAGGGACACAGAATTATAG
- the TJP2 gene encoding tight junction protein ZO-2 isoform X3: MLARGGDHLLYPGRELSAWLGAAGMEELIWEQYTVTLQKDSKRGFGIAVSGGRDNPHFENGETSIVISDVLPGGPADGLLQENDRVVMVNGTPMENVPHSFAVQQLRKSGKVAAIVVKRPRKVQLTALRRSPSLDHDDRAFDVLDDPAEFDGRSARSGYSDRSWHSGHGGRSQSWGNSPDRSYRRDQDRGRNYSRDHSRERSYSRDGSRGRSIDRERSLDRERRRDRSRGRSIDRERSLDRERRRDRSRGRSIDRDDGYERGAGDYSPPRDYSYRHQPDPRYDKEARSHSRDRLNSHSPSLEPRRQHDYPGQQYQDRPISVLLTKIKPNEEYGLRLGSQIFIKEMTSTGLATKDGNLYEGDIILKINGTVTENMSLADARKLIEKSRGKLQLVVLRDRKQTLLNIPSMHDSDSEIEDISEIESNRSSSPQDGQKLHHSDFDSHSSNEKLKEKPNTKEDPPNRLSRMGAMPTPFKSTSDLAAAVIVTDTNKEPKYKDDPPVSQPKVAPRTFLRPSPEDEAIYGPNTKMVKFKKGDSVGLRLAGGNDVGIFVAGIQEGTSADQEGLQEGDQILKVNTQDFRGIVREDAVLYLLEIPKGETVTILAQSKYEVYRDIMACGRGDSFFIRSHFECEKESPQSLAFTRGEIFRVVDTLYDGKLGNWLAVRIGNELEKGIIPNKSRAEQMASVQNAQRDGSSDRADFWRMRGQRSGMKKNLKKSREDLTAIASVSTKFPAYERVLLREAGFKRPVVIFGPIADLAMEKLSNDLPDLYQTAKTEPKDAGSEKSTGVVRLNTVRQIIEQNKHALLDVTPKAVDLLNYTQWFPIVVFFNPDSKQGVKTLRQRLSPTSNKSSRKLYDQANKLKKTCSYLFTATINLNSANDSWYGSLKDTIQQQQVEAVWVSEGKMEGMDDDMEDRMSYLTAMGADYLSCDSRLISDLEDTDGEGGAYTDNELDEPSDEPSVSSISRSSEPVQHEESIRKPSPEPKAQMRRAGSREILRDPSPPPAFKPEPPKGKLQNKEDVYDFPKNYESKPNSSSTVSNETSAVLSKAAAPPVSVKPAFGRPILKTSQPAVPAAEEEEDVDRQESAPKSVLGKVKIFEKMDHKARLQRIQELQEAQNARLEIAQKHPDIYAVPIKTQKPDQNWPQPMSSRPPEPQKPPARPYLENRGSYGSDAEEEDYRRQLSDNSKRGYYGQPSRYRDTEL, translated from the exons GCCGCAGGCATGGAAGAGCTGATATGGGAACAGTACACTGTGACCTTACAAAAG gatTCAAAAAGAGGGTTTGGGATTGCAGTTTCCGGTGGCAGAGACAACCCTCATTTTGAAAATGGCGAAACGTCCATAGTTATCTCAGATGTCCTCCCAGGTGGCCCAGCAGATGGATTACTTCA AGAAAATGACCGGGTAGTCATGGTTAATGGGACCCCAATGGAAAACGTTCCCCATTCTTTTGCAGTGCAGCAGTTAAGAAAAAGTGGGAAAGTGGCTGCCATT GTAGTGAAAAGACCACGGAAAGTGCAGCTCACTGCTCTAAGGAGAAGCCCTTCTCTTGACCATGATGATAGAGCTTTCGATGTACTGGATGACCCAGCAGAGTTTGATGGCAGGAGTGCTCGAAGTGGCTATAGTGATCGGAGCTGGCATAGTGGCCATGGAGGTCGCAGCCAAAGCTGGGGAAACAGCCCTGATAGGAGCTACCGAAGAGATCAAGATAGAGGGCGCAACTACAGCAGAGACCACAGCAGGGAACGCAGCTACAGCCGGGATGGAAGTCGTGGCAGGAGCATCGACAGGGAGAGAAGCTTGGACCGAGAACGCAGAAGAGAccggagcagaggcaggagcatCGACAGGGAGAGAAGCTTGGACCGAGAACGCAGAAGAGaccggagcaggggcaggagcattGACAGGGATGATGGCTATGAACGTGGCGCTGGTGACTACAGCCCACCCAGGGATTACAGTTACAGACATCAGCCTGACCCTAGATACGACAAGGAAGCAAGGAGTCATAGTCGAGACAGACTGAATTCCCACAGCCCCTCGCTTGAACCACGACGCCAACATGACTACCCAGGACAACAGTACCAGGATAGACCTATCAGTGTTCTCCTAACAAAAATCAAACCGAATGAAG AGTATGGTCTCCGACTCGGAAGTCAGATTTTCATAAAAGAAATGACCAGTACTGGCCTGGCAACTAAAGATGGTAATCTGTATGAAGGTGACATAATACTCAAG ATTAATGGTACAGTGACAGAGAATATGTCACTAGCTGATGCCCGAAAATTGATTGAGAAATCACGAGGAAAACTCCAGTTGGTAGTCCTCAGAGACAGAAAACAGACACTGCTCAACATCCCTTCGATGCATGATAGTGACTCAGAAATAGAAG ATATTTCTGAAATTGAGTCAAACCGATCAAGCTCCCCTCAAGATGGCCAAAAATTACATCACTCTGATTTCGACTCTCATTCCTCCAATGAAAAACTAAAGGAAAAGCCAAA TACAAAAGAGGATCCACCCAACAGGTTGTCCAGGATGGGAGCGATGCCCACGCCTTTTAAATCAACTAGTGATCTAGCTGCTGCTGTCATCGTCACCGACACAAACAAAGAACCAAAGTACAAAGATGACCCGCCAG TATCTCAACCAAAAGTAGCCCCAAGAACCTTTCTTCGACCTAGTCCTGAAGATGAAGCAATATACGG TCCTAATACGAAGATGGTAAAATTCAAGAAAGGAGACAGTGTGGGTCTACGGCTGGCAGGTGGGAATGATGTAGGGATATTTGTCGCTGGAATTCAAGAAGGCACCTCAGCTGACCAGGAGGGGCTACAGGAAGGAGATCAGATTCTTAAG GTAAACACGCAGGATTTTAGAGGCATTGTGCGGGAGGATGCTGTTCTCTACTTGTTAGAAATTCCCAAAGGTGAAACTGTGACCATTTTGGCTCAGAGCAAATATGAAG TGTATAGAGACATAATGGCCTGTGGCAGAGGGGATTCATTTTTCATAAGGAGTCACTTTGAATGTGAGAAGGAATCTCCACAGAGTTTAGCATTCACCAGAGGGGAGATCTTCCGAGTAGTTGATACACTGTACGATGGCAAACTGGGTAACTGGCTGGCTGTGAGAATTGGAAATGAACTGGAAAAGGGCATCATTCCAAATAAAAGCAG AGCCGAGCAGATGGCCAGTGTTCAGAATGCCCAAAGAGATGGCTCGAGTGACAGGGCAGATTTCTGGAGAATGCGTGGCCAACGATCTGGAATGAAAAAGAATCTGAAAAAGAGTCGTGAAGATCTGACAGCGATTGCATCTGTTAGCACAAAGTTCCCAGCCTATGAGCGAGTTCTGCTGCGAGAGG ctgGTTTTAAGAGACCTGTGGTGATATTTGGCCCCATTGCCGATCTAGCGATGGAAAAGCTGTCAAATGACTTGCCTGATCTGTATCAAACTGCCA AGACAGAACCCAAAGATGCAGGTTCAGAGAAATCGACTGGTGTGGTGCGTTTGAACACTGTGAGGCAAATTATTGAGCAG AATAAACATGCTTTGTTGGATGTGACTCCTAAAGCGGTGGATCTGTTGAACTATACCCAGTGGTTCCCAATTGTAGTCTTCTTCAACCCAGATAGTAAACAGGGTGTGAAAACTTTGAGACAAAGGCTAAGTCCTACATCTAACAAGAGTTCCCGGAAGCTTTACGATCAAGCAAATAAGCTGAAGAAGACTTGCTCCTATCTTTTTACAG CTACCATCAACTTGAATTCAGCCAATGATAGCTGGTACGGCAGCCTCAAAGATACAATTCAGCAACAGCAAGTTGAAGCAGTATGGGTATCGGAAGGAAAG ATGGAAGGAATGGATGACGACATGGAAGATCGCATGTCATACCTAACAGCTATGGGTGCTGACTACCTGAGCTGTGACAGCCGCTTGATCAGTGACTTGGAAGACACAGATGGAGAAGGAGGTGCATACACGGACAATGAGCTTGATGAGCCGTCAGATGAACCAAGTGTTTCCTCTATTAGCCGATCTTCTGAGCCTGTGCAGCATGAGGAG AGTATAAGAAAACCCAGCCCAGAACCAAAAGCTCAAATGAGAAGGGCTGGTAGCAGAGAGATACTTAGAGATCCCAGCCCACCTCCAGCATTCAAGCCCGAGCCACCTAAG GGTAAACTACAAAACAAAGAGGATGTATATGACTTTCCCAAGAACTATGAATCCAAACCAAATAGCTCTAGCACTGTCAGCAATGAGACTTCAGCCGTATTATCCAaggctgcagcacctcctgtttctgtgaaACCTGCCTTTGGGCGTCCTATACTGAAGACATCTCAGCCAGCAGTTCCAGccgcagaggaggaggaagatgtaGATAGACAAGAGAGTGCTCCAAAATCTGTACTGGGGAAAGTTAAAATATTTGAGAAGATGGATCACAAGGCAAGGTTGCAAAGAATACAGGAGCTACAAGAAGCACAGAATGCCAGG TTGGAAATAGCCCAGAAACACCCAGATATCTATGCTGTCCCAATCAAAACACAGAAGCCAGACCAGAACTGGCCCCAGCCCATGAG TTCCAGACCtccagagcctcagaaacccccTGCCAGGCCTTACCTAGAAAATCGAGGAAGTTATGGCAGTGACGCAGAGGAGGAAGACTACCGTCGGCAGCTATCAGACAACTCCAAGCGCGGATATTATGGACAGCCATCCAGATATAGGGACACAGAATTATAG